The Panicum virgatum strain AP13 chromosome 3N, P.virgatum_v5, whole genome shotgun sequence genome includes the window aattttttctttcaaaatttttctGCTGCTCCaaattttttctttaatttttttcctaattttttttcagaaaatgacaaaaaaCTTACTATAAATGTCAACCGTAAATTAGCGAGACCCCTGCTGTTACCAGGATGGAATCTTCAACCTCGAGCCCAAGCCGAACCAGCTCAAAGGCGGGCACGTGAAAACAATGCGCTATGCAGGGCCCGCGTCGCGGAATGCGCTACACCGAGTGACCGAGTCTCTCCCGCGAGTTTCTGTTTTCAACTCTAGCTTAACCTGTGCATTATGCACAGTAACAGGATAGACATCGATATGCAGCAAAATATTGGCACAGTCCACGCCAGGGTGATCCCTTGCATGTTCCGTGTTCCTACATATACTACAGTCTACAGATGAAGATcgcaaaataataataaaaaagactacagcagaagcagaagcagaagcagGCAGACAACCAGAAAACCTCCTGCCATGACAACAGAGGGCATACGAACTTGGATCACACCTGGCTGCTGCAAGTTACCTACACAGACCAAAATACCAGCAAACCTCCACTGGCCATTCAGACAATAGAAAAGACTGGAAATCCACCAGGGAACAACATAGCACAGAGCTGAAAACCATGTGGTTCGAATGACAAAGTCACAACTGACATAACACGAACACCAATAATGATCTCACACTCACACCAATGCTAGCTTCAACAGCAAGCAAGCAAATGATACAATGCAAACACAGATGAAAATAAATGAAGCTTACATGTCTGATTAACCAAATAAActgaggagtcctgcacttaaAAAGGTTTAGCCAAGCAGAATATCACCAAACACCAGTTCACTTAGAATATAGGGGTAAACGACGAGCTAAACAACTCAGTGAACAATGCTCGTCTCAAGACACTTGTCACAGAGACCTCACTGCTTTGCCTCCCGTTCACGGTTCCACTGCTCAATCTTGGCCCTGCGTTCCTCGCTGCTCTCCCTGACTGGGCTCCTCCCACGCCTTGGGGGTGGGCTACCCCGCCTGCGTCTTCCTCCATCATCATACCTGTCTGGCCTGCCGCCTCTGCCCCCTCCATCATCATACCTGTCATGTCTGCTGCCTCTaccccgtccgccgccgccaccgccgccgccacgacggTAATCATCACGGTCACGATGGTAGTCATCACGATCACGATGACCCCTCCTTTGAGGTGGGGGGCTTCTGCTTCTGCTCCTCCCATGGTACCTCCTGGAAGCAGAATGCCCATAAAGCTTCCTCCTGAGATCCCTGCCAATTTGTTTCACATGCATGAAGTTACAGTAGCCACCACGGTTGCAGCTGTTCTCCTCAAACTGCCTGCAGGTTGCTTCACGGAAGTCAGTCACAGGAGAATACTCCAAAATTATTGGGCGGCCAGAGTAAAAGCGACCCTGAAGAGCATTGCATGCTGCAGCTGCCTGTTCTTCCTCCCTGAACTGGACATAGACATTCCCTATCATGTGGTCAGCAAGGTTGTCGCAGACATTCAGGTTCTCAATCTCACCGAACTTGCCCAACTCCTCATGGATGTCCTCATAGAAGTCCTCAAAATGCTCCTGCATCTTCTCAGGATCAATAGGTTGGCCTTGAGCATCTACTCCAGGGGTTATCATATCAGGACGCTGATACATGTTAGCAAGCACAAGAGTCGGTGATATGGTTGGCCTGTTGTGCAGACGGGAACAGCGATCCCCATGACGGCAAGCCCCAATCTTGAAGTAGAAAGGGCAGTTGACCCTATCCTTCTCAGTGCCAAAGATGGAAGCCAAGTGCTCCGCCATGATTCAACTCTGCGGCTGACAGAGTGCCTGCAAGCATAAGCAAAAAACATATCATTAACCATCTTCAATATAAGATGAACTAGAGTGCCTATACATTCATGGTTTGGTTATCTAGAAACCATGGGGATAAAGGAATACCTCAATAAAGGTCGTCAATGTGCAAGACTAAGTAGACAAAAAGGTACACATGCAGCTAAAACAAACCAGGGCTCACAACATATGCTTCTTTTAGGATCACCAACAAGTAATATTCCTGTAAATTAACCCTGTGCAGCCCACTGTATGACTGGAAAATTATACAGCTCAGGCCCTTCCAAGAAATCCTAATCCCAATCCCTTTTTAAGACCTAATCTGCAAACTTACTCAAAAAGTTAAATATCAGGAGAAAGTGAATAGAAAGACCAAAATAACTGTGATCTACTTCAGTACTCATCAGGGCTAACTCTTGCTCCTGGTAAACTGATCACTTTTTAACCTATATAAATCTGCACACCGTTCAACTAGGTTAATGCCCAACAGATAAACTAAAAAGTAACAAGACGAATTTGTCCCTCCAATATAATGTTTAGATTCTCCCCCTGCAACTGCAAAGAAATAAACCAAACAAAACCACACAGAGAGACAGCTCTTCGTCTGCTGCACAAGGGTATTCCTTCTGGTGTAGGCCTTGTATTTTCCGCCCAACAAAATATTACTTGATTTTAACCTAAGCTGCACACCATTTTAGATTATTATTAATCtctgatcaaaaggaagaccCAAAACACTGTTAAAACTACCAAGAAAAGCAAAATCCATTCATATTCTTAATTAACTACTGCTTTGTTCATATTCCAGCAATCAGCCTAAACATGTCCCGTGTCACAATTCCAGCAATCAACTAAACAGCCTTGAGTGCAAATCACATCGAAGGTAATCCTTGTATGATTCTATGGGTTGATTCAATCGGCTAAAAGGGGGGCTACAAGTCTACAACTGCTGCATATGCTAACCATGGTAGCTCCCAACAGCAAGATGAAGAACTCGACAGCCGCACAGCAGACAGCAGCAAAGAGCAACAGTGCCGGGGCTGCGTCGGTTCACAAATCAAAACCCTAGATCGGGCTTCTCAAAAACAATTGTCAATCTACACACAGGAACCAAATCTGCGATAAGCTGGACTGTTGGAGTATTCGTCCCATCGAGAACGATGTGGATTCGACTTCTCGCAGCAAGAAAAAAATCCTGCCAACTAAATCTAAGCAAAGCTAGGTTTCCTTACCAAATCGATCCAAATCCCTGATGGATCCGTGACGAGCGGCGGGGACAGTGAACGGGTGGGAACCAGGAAGCAGGGAGGACGCGTCGATCGGTGGCGCACCCGCCTCAGCGACGGGTTGGGGtcttgaggaggagagggagccgCGAGCCGCGACCGCGAGGAAGAGGATCGAATTGAGGGCAGACGGAGAAGCGAGGGGGTGTGTGTATAAATATGTGCCTTTTTCAATTGGGAAAAATCCAATTTAGTACCCTTAAATATAACCTAAGTCCATATTACCCCCTAAAGTAGGAAAACGTTTATTTCGACCCCTGTTTTCGCTAAACCAGTTTACAGCACACCTTTTAACACACATTGAAACAAGATTTGGCTGGTTTGGGACAGGTTTTGCTAAATAGTCATGCAGAACACATCAATAGACCTGCTTGGCGCATGTAATGAATCATTTCAATGTGGAACACCTATCTCGCGGCGCAGTGAATGAATCGCTTCAACATGTATGTTGTGTTTGAATCGCGCACCCAATGCTTTGTAGATTTTCGATAAATTTTTGCTTTAGTAAATAGTTGGCTCCAAGTTTAACTAGCCATTTTATTAGTGGACAGCATGATTCGATCAGGAAAAGGTAACTGTGAACAAATTACAGTAAATTAGTACACCCTCACAGGGGTGATCCAGCTGTGAGTCAGGAGGGGCTCTAGCTCCTCCTACCGTCGCTGGATCCATAAAGTCTCTTCTAATCTTTACCTATAATTTTTTGACATGAATATACTATGAGGAGAGGCTAAAGTTATGAAAGCCCCTCTTAATAATTATCCTAgatctgtcggtgtttaccgctaAGACTgttcagggatacccttagcagtagggtttataggtagggatcgactgctctagaactcgatggtataaggaacacaaagatttagacaggttcgggccgcgagtttgcgtaataccctacgtcctgtgtggtttgtattgctttAGGTATTGATGATTGTTCGGAGGGGGttcctgcccacccttatatatccgggggacatggttacatgaaaagtcctagccgagtacagttggaatcctactacaacacaatcgggtagttttctttgtactgcagttAGTCCTACGtttattcgagtagttacaaaagaggtaaagtacatccataagctatcccttattctagaacattctatgcctataagcagtcccgctgccccgggtctgacaagcccccgagctcttcgtagccgagtcctgcaggcgtcgagtacttggctgggcgtcttcgagtacttcaagtagtcagaacgttCTTCTGGTTGCTTCGGGTCCTTctttcagatacgtcgagtattgcttcaagtacttccatttgcttcgaggctgtgaggtgctcaagccccgaaatcttgaacatatatggtgcgcgaagtactcgcgctccatatagagtagcccctgagccttaggttgaatcgtagaatcaggctgagggtcacttcagtctttttacttctttatttaccaaaaaaattgaaaaataaatctctgatgcctatatcccgcagcccctgatccttaaatcaaaatcccttttgctgcgagtagcccccgagtgtAGATttagaattaaggatttaagacgtggcatcagattttattcttcTAATTATTtgtaggattcatcagatccggaatccgaaaagacctctttttcgggtaaaatcccagaaaaatgatacgattggatccgccacactgattgcacccgaaataacttcatgaataaaacccgggatgtacggctcttattcagtgctcacgtgggacgttgctgtttggagaatctgcattattgcatctttgactgcgtccgtaagacagaacttactcgagcaagacgagtaaggtgtccttttaacctaggactggagtaatccgtaagacagaactgttaggtacgaaccccgttgggttgcccaagacgtaaatgtcgaagggatatccaaaacttacttgagcaaggcgagtaaggtgtccttataaccaaggactggagtaatccgtaagatagaactgttaggtacgaaccccgtcgggttgcccaagacgtaaatgttgaagggatatccaaaacttactcgagcaaggcgagtaaggtgtccttttaactaaggactggagtaactcttagggcaagtctgttaggtactaaccccgtcgggttgcccaagatgaaggtgccaaaagagtatccaagacctactcgagcaaggcgagtagggtgtcctaccggaggactagagtgttttttaggacagaactgttaggtacgaaccccgtcggattGCCCAAAACGTAAATGTCCAAAAAACACTCGAGTATGAACcataaaactactcgatagctgctctaaAGCAGAGCAAGACTTTCGAGATGGGGTATTGGTTGTGTGAgggagagccaagtagtcgatatatgaggaatcaactttatttgaatttgtcgagattacaataactgtaaaatgacagactctgactcttaagacctaccccttgctcgttggacgtgagcaatggtttacatgactgaatttatttgaagataAAACTAGTCGATACAAGGGTCGACTAGATTCGTGGAagggtctccttcaggagaggtgccccaagggccttgcggagtgagtcacactggaagatcgtgtgagagctctatGGGTGGATGAAGTacttgcgtagcagtactttgttgatcatGTTTCCGCCTTGAGACGATTCACCCTGGTGCGGggttgaaaggcccttgtttggttttggtaattgagtgacaacttaggtggactaataagtgtttatgttgagatacacaggagattagtccacacaaagacactagtatgagcaacgtgTGCCATTGAGGAGAAATGACTaaaggttgatgctatgctcatatagtgtgatcgaggcgctcattgcatatgagacatgacatggagttatgtgaccaaagtggagaagatcaagacaaggcttggcttgatggaccggttgcaatggagaagggcaagtcaaggctttgaagcgagggaccgcgagggtgaagcttgggcaagatttggcgccgatggaccaaggcaacggtgaagagcgagcaaggtcaagatcgatggaccaaagaggtcatgtaatgatatggagtggatcatatcattcaaggaagatcaagccaagtgttgactcatgaagatgatcaaaaggcttgatggagtttggtgcttgtgtgacatcaacatttgggaagatgaaatggaatgcgcaaggcaaaggtatgacttgtagggcatttcatttcaccggtcaaagattgtgtagagaagtgcatgaccggatttaggatagatggccgtactatcaagaggggcaaacttgtttgcatatcggtcatctagtgccacttgagcgatctaacattgcgatgttgctaggatcgagtggcgtggtgagatcaagtgaaaatcttttgaaaatgattgtgaaatgctaacacacatgcacatggtgttgttcacatgatagtgttggcacatttgcaaagagaccacctaatttccggagaaaaccgaaaaacctttcttgcttcccaaagttgatcaacatcaacgagttggagtggaatactgttttgatccattgtgttttggatcaagtatttagttgggttgtgtagccctctgaattagctttccatagagtccaagatcacctaatttggacttcggagctaagagttatggctgttttaccgaggtacatttctgctggaaatatacctgcggacggtccgctcaaggggggcggacggtccgccgttatctcggatgagctcgaacagaaccgtttttggctctgttggtggtccaaaatgaactgcggaccgtccggtccatgggggcggacagtccgcctttaaaagctgaaacgggcgcagaaatttggtagttctgtcttgggtgtccaaaatgaactgcggaccgtccggtccttgggggcggacggtccgcctcctactgaaaattctgggacagaaacactgcggtttctgtgtgtgctcacgttttgaacggcggacagtccgcccctggggagcggacagtccgccggtcacttccagttttagtcagagacgtttggaAATCGgctggttcgaagttttgaaccgcggacagtccgccccaggggtgcggacagtccgcccggggctctaacggtcgactctgacacataatcattgaagatctagccgttgggtttgaatggcggacaatccggtttttgtgaggcggacagtccgcgaaaaccctgttttcacgggatctgagtgtaacggctagtttggggcctccctctataaatagagggtatggccggccatttgaaggggctaagcaccttggggacttggtgtccatgtgtgagagtgcttgagagccttctactcactctaacttgatagtaatcatccgatcgagtgagagagcgattttagtgcgattgctttgagagattgcatcgagtggcactaggtgatcgtgttgcaagccggtgtgcttgttactcttggaggttgtcacctcctagacggcttggtggcaagaggctccgttgaagcccgcaagaagattgtgcggtgctccggagaagagattgtgaggggtattgtgctcaccccgcgggagccgcgaagagcaactctagttgagcgagacgtgaagagcaacaagtggtccggccggatcatgtgctagagctcggtgtgagcactccacgtgggagagtgtgacttgagagtcaccactagcaagaggatcggcggcaaccttggagcttgtctcaacggggattagcttggtggcaaccaagtgaacctcgggataaaaatcactgtgtcaattttgtctactcttctcggtggtttgcattctccaaatcacaagcattgtatttacattcatctttatcttgtgcttgtgtagttgctctctagtgattagttagcttgtgtagcttggtaatcatcttcttgcttgtgtagctagaagtagagatcctagtgtaactagttagcttgtgtagcttaattagttgctcttgcttagattgtgtagcttaattagcggcctccgatgatgatgatgattttaaggccaaggaggaagtgcatgaggatgGTGAGCTCATTCACGACATGGTAGTTGTGGAATATTGCTCAAtctcatggtcaagtgatgatgatgataatgatgatgatcaatCTACAACAAGCTCACTTGACATAATTGATGGTAATGATTCAAGTGTTACAAATGATGATCCTACTCCAAGCACACTTGTTGATAAAATTAGTTCATGCATGGATGATATTTATACttcaagctcatctccatcatcatattgcttcatgtcacaaggttACACAAAtgtatcaaattgcaatgtgattgatcctaattcatatgatgagctcttgaatagatatgctagcatgaccaaattatttgaggaagtgttagccaaaacaatcaaatttgaaaaagaaaactcttttctcaaagacacatgtgaacaactcatgacaacaaaagcatctactttatgtcatgagttgttcacatgaggagttaaaattgactcatgaggagcttagtgttgctcatgagaacTTGGTACTAGACCATGATTTACTCACTTGCAAGCTTTGTAATAAAagaattaaaactagtgagagctcatcacatgggtcaaaggatcaattgcaaaatgttgctaacccttgtgatgtaggcaagAAACATATATCCAtctcatgtgatgatttattgtatatgccatgtacttcacatatagatgcttgttcttcttctactatgcaatatgagactaaccttgtagaagaaaataaagagctccaaagtcaagtgaagtatttgagcaacaaaatagagagatggacaaaatcaaaagtcacccttgaaagcataataaaaaatcaaagaagtttcggtgacatgagtggcattggttccaacaagagcaaagtcaaaggcaagaaatggggcaagaataaatatagggaaaattcgattcatgccaccacaactccgtgaaattgggtgtcatgttgaaaatcatgccactcaatggcatgattttcaacatgagatccaatttcaagaaattggagtggcatggatccaactgacccataaatataataggaagatgaagaagcaagaagaaatgaagctatctcatttcatgtgctttcaatgccatgagatgggacactttgcaaatggttgccccaacaaagaaaagctcaagttgaagaaggaagaagagaagcttaaacatgtcaaatgcttcaagtgccgcacttggggtcacctcacctcaatgtgcccaaccaagcaattggtgaagcaacaagaacctcaaccaaagccacaagttgagcaagagaaggtaccccaacctcaagtcaagatcaaccatgatgatcaagttgatgacttgaagatgatgaaaaagagaacaagaaggggtggcaaggcaagaacaaggcatccaactcacattcaagatgccaagaagttgagcaagaacaagattcaagagaagaatccacatgctcacatcaagtgccatagttgtgcaatattgggtcacctagcttcgggttgcccaaacaagcttgagaagaaggctcaagcaaaatatgagaagcaacgcaatgagaagcatcaaatgagtaaggaagaaaaggctcaacaaaagagaagatgctacttatgccgggaaaggggacacatggcttattcatgtcccttaggtaacaattctaagcctatttcaattgatgcaaatattatgcttagaaaggatggtaatggtacctcatttgttactattgcaaaatatcccgctattcatactaaggctttgccaaagtatgttgctcctaacttgagaggacccaatctagtttgggtaccatcaaaacgtggatgaatgagtgtaggtaccaaaggcattggaggcttgattcaaataaaattcatatttttgatATTATGATTGAATCAAGGAATTGAAGCTTTTTGCATATATACAACCCAATGCCATGACAAGCTTATGAAGTCCAAAGTGCTTTCAACATACAAGTGCAATTATCATGTTGTGGGTGATTCATTGAaaatatttgatggcttgcaaattta containing:
- the LOC120664639 gene encoding splicing factor U2af small subunit B-like isoform X1 translates to MAEHLASIFGTEKDRVNCPFYFKIGACRHGDRCSRLHNRPTISPTLVLANMYQRPDMITPGVDAQGQPIDPEKMQEHFEDFYEDIHEELGKFGEIENLNVCDNLADHMIGNVYVQFREEEQAAAACNALQGRFYSGRPIILEYSPVTDFREATCRQFEENSCNRGGYCNFMHVKQIGRDLRRKLYGHSASRRYHGRSRSRSPPPQRRGHRDRDDYHRDRDDYRRGGGGGGGGRGRGSRHDRYDDGGGRGGRPDRYDDGGRRRRGSPPPRRGRSPVRESSEERRAKIEQWNREREAKQ
- the LOC120664639 gene encoding splicing factor U2af small subunit B-like isoform X2, whose protein sequence is MAEHLASIFGTEKDRVNCPFYFKIGACRHGDRCSRLHNRPTISPTLVLANMYQRPDMITPGVDAQGQPIDPEKMQEHFEDFYEDIHEELGKFGEIENLNVCDNLADHMIGNVYVQFREEEQAAAACNALQGRFYSGRPIILEYSPVTDFREATCRQFEENSCNRGGYCNFMHVKQIGRDLRRKLYGHSASRRYHGRSRSRSPPPQRRGHRDRDDYHRGGGGRGRGSRHDRYDDGGGRGGRPDRYDDGGRRRRGSPPPRRGRSPVRESSEERRAKIEQWNREREAKQ